The Zygotorulaspora mrakii chromosome 3, complete sequence genome includes a region encoding these proteins:
- the TRK1 gene encoding Trk1p (similar to Saccharomyces cerevisiae TRK1 (YJL129C) and TRK2 (YKR050W); ancestral locus Anc_1.224), with translation MISRTLSRVPTLASLNKRYEKTFGHKFRDAIATCGHYMKPLKKYVFPNFLAVHYFYIIMMTIITSILLYPVKNASYIDILFISTGCTTQGGLNTVNLNDLSLYQQIVLYIICILCTPIAIHGCLAFVRLYWFERYFDGIRDSSRRNFRMRRTKTILERELTSRTMSHNPQRHHRTLSASHNSSSPREDFQEKLFSGKMLFRDENEPGNSTNQESNPKEKIKTGVDSNGSSWSSSNTVKDNANGKHLQTSGALTFDEPIRKRKKPTREQFVGRRRSADISPEDMYRSITMLKDQHHETGEEDGPPLVIGAPTDGKRKGDAGFKAATLRGTLLSKDDALNEDDEDNRDNQDSENESGTQMEDNSNEGQNSRVRGTEQHRLHEDESSLTSSPRTDLNSNGLSDKESDSEEQNLDMEKPGPLIKFDISAQPKRSKSSTEGAYIENKKSKSMPKNAILTGLKRGKRLRQRIKRRLSGNFIDKLERGSTIHNDENNMEEYFADDDDSDDDSETQSIVRKNRPLNKALSFDQSDAPRLKASNNLRKTGSFDLRNAKDIEKLAQSPDFQTMIYDNWKRRHKKQALLKRRKSWNNKPDDSDYTPDLPADQGNSYNETYNNAMKSRKRNGSVTGVSSPNDIDSEGDENSQQAENQSGHSMSDHSAGDEEQGYFGLQFDPNFEATRNRPPLSRTMSSNYLSWQPTIGRNSTFVGLSKMQKEELGGVEYTSIKLLCKILLIYYFGFLIMAFVMLLPWISEMSNYKQIVRSDGVSPTWWGFFTSMSAFTDLGFTLTPDSMLSFNKAIFPLITIMWFIVIGNTGFPILLRSIIWIMFKFSPELSQRRENLGFLLDHPRRCFTLLFPSGATWWLLATLVFLNGTDLILFIILDFHSAVLRPLSRGFRVLDGLFQAISTRTAGFTVVDLSMLHPSVQVSYMLMMYVSVLPLAISIRRTNVYEEQSLGLYGDIDDKDDESDRTSADNGSSDNSEQPENAESEFDTPADSSSHTSKKPKKTLLNESFIGAHLRKQLSFDLWFLFLGLFIICICEGGKIQDTSKPNFNVFAVLFEIVSAYGTVGLSLGYPNTYTSFSGQFTTLSKLVIIAMLIRGRHRGLPYALDRAIILPSERLDNIDHIEELKLKRGVRGDAGGTTMDPVTAYFKNKSGIVGSALRKLRRTVSEPEEHLLHSYRAHNHNQQYNLSQTSQTGDDPLQESSTTQNGQYTEEAPMSSLNSAANFDNDSYDDDLEAHGEFVNQPPIALHHTRTT, from the coding sequence ATGATAAGCAGGACTTTAAGTCGTGTACCTACATTAGCATCTTTGAACAAGCGGTATGAGAAAACGTTCGGCCATAAATTCAGAGATGCAATTGCTACATGTGGCCACTACATGAAGCCTCTCAAGAAATATgtctttccaaattttcttgCAGTGCACTATTTCTACATAATAATGATGACTATAATTACATCCATTTTACTATACCCAGTGAAAAATGCGTCATatattgatattcttttcatctctaCTGGTTGCACGACGCAAGGAGGTCTGAATACCGTTAATTTGAATGATCTTTCACTTTATCAGCAGATTGTTCTTTACATTATTTGCATACTCTGTACTCCTATTGCCATTCATGGCTGCCTCGCATTTGTTAGACTTTATTGGTTCGaaagatattttgatgGTATTAGAGATTCTTCTAGAAGGAACTTCAGAATGAGAAGAACAAAGACTATCTTGGAGAGAGAACTGACCAGTAGGACAATGTCCCATAATCCTCAACGGCATCATCGAACGTTGTCGGCATCACATAACTCATCATCCCCAAGGGAggattttcaagaaaagctGTTCAGTGGGAAAATGCTATTtagagatgaaaatgagcCAGGTAATTCTACCAATCAAGAATCAAATCCCAAAGAGAAGATTAAAACAGGCGTGGATTCAAACGGCTCTTCTTGGTCAAGCTCAAACACAGTCAAGGATAATGCTAATGGCAAACATTTACAAACTAGTGGTGCGCTAACTTTCGATGAGCCGATACGTAAAAGGAAGAAGCCAACTAGAGAACAATTTGTAGGTAGGCGGCGATCCGCCGACATTTCTCCCGAAGATATGTACAGGTCCATAACAATGTTAAAAGATCAGCATCACGAGACTGGAGAAGAGGACGGACCTCCTTTGGTCATCGGCGCACCAACAGATGGGAAACGAAAAGGTGACGCAGGCTTCAAAGCTGCAACTCTGAGAGGTACTCTACTTTCAAAAGACGACGCCTTGAATGAAGACGACGAAGACAACCGAGACAATCAAGACTCAGAGAATGAAAGCGGGACTCAGATGGAAGATAACTCAAATGAGGGACAAAATTCGCGTGTGCGTGGTACCGAGCAGCATCGTCTGCACGAAGATGAGTCCAGTCTAACAAGTTCTCCGAGAACTGATTTGAATAGTAATGGGTTGTCGGATAAAGAATCTGATAGTGAGGAACAAAACCTAGATATGGAAAAACCGGGACCTCTAATCAAGTTCGACATTTCTGCTCAGccaaaaagaagcaaatcATCTACAGAAGGAGCTtacattgaaaataaaaaatcaaaaagtatgccaaaaaatgcaattttgACAGGATTGAAGAGAGGGAAAAGACTCCGccaaagaatcaaaagGAGGCTATCCGGAAACTTCATCGATAAACTTGAACGGGGTTCTACTATCCACAATGATGAGAACAACATGGAAGAGTATTTTGCGGATGACGATGATAGTGACGATGATAGTGAAACGCAATCCATTGTAAGAAAAAATAGACCTTTAAATAaagctctttcttttgaccAAAGCGATGCCCCACGACTCAAAGCTTCAAACAATTTGCGAAAGACCGgctcttttgatttgagaaatgcCAAAGATATAGAAAAATTAGCGCAATCCCCAGATTTTCAAACCATGATTTACGATAATTGGAAGAGAAGACACAAAAAGCAGGCTTTGTTAAAGCGTAGAAAAAGCTGGAATAACAAACCAGATGATAGCGACTATACCCCAGACCTACCTGCAGACCAGGGAAATAGTTACAATGAAACCTACAATAACGCAATGAAAAGCAGGAAGCGAAACGGTTCTGTGACTGGTGTGAGTTCGCCTAATGATATCGATTCTGAAGGGGATGAGAATAGTCAACAGGCTGAGAATCAAAGTGGTCACAGTATGTCAGATCACTCTGCTGGTGATGAGGAACAAGGTTACTTCGGACTGCAGTttgatccaaattttgaagctaCAAGAAATCGGCCTCCATTATCGCGAACCATGAGCTCCAACTACTTGTCCTGGCAACCGACAATTGGGCGTAACTCAACTTTCGTGGGCCTATCgaaaatgcaaaaagaagagttAGGTGGTGTTGAATATACATCAATCAAATTACTTTGTAAAATTCTATTGATTTACTATTTTGGGTTCCTTATAATGGCCTTTGTAATGCTTCTTCCATGGATCTCAGAAATGAGTAATTATAAACAGATTGTGAGAAGTGATGGTGTTTCACCTACGTGGTGGGGATTTTTTACATCTATGAGTGCCTTTACTGATCTTGGTTTCACCTTGACTCCTGATTCAATGCTTTCCTTTAATAAAGCGATATTTCCTTTAATTACGATAATGTGGTTTATCGTTATAGGCAATACTGGCTTCCCGATTTTGCTGCGGTCTATCATATGGATTATGTTCAAGTTCTCTCCAGAACTTTCACAACGGCGGGAAAACCTAGGATTTTTACTTGATCATCCTCGTCGTTGTTTCACATTACTGTTCCCATCTGGTGCTACTTGGTGGTTGCTGGCAACACTGGTTTTTTTGAACGGAACTGACTTGATTCTGTTCATTATTCTAGATTTCCATTCTGCAGTGTTGAGGCCCCTGTCACGTGGATTTAGAGTTTTGGACGGTTTGTTTCAGGCAATCAGTACAAGGACCGCTGGATTCACGGTAGTCGACTTGAGCATGTTGCATCCATCGGTGCAGGTTTCTTACATGTTAATGATGTACGTCTCTGTCTTACCACTTGCCATTTCCATTAGAAGGACGAATGTCTACGAAGAGCAATCTCTTGGCCTTTATGGAGATATAGATGATAAGGATGATGAATCTGATCGCACAAGTGCAGACAACGGCAGTTCTGATAATAGCGAGCAACCCGAAAATGCCGAAAGTGAGTTTGATACTCCAGCTGACAGCTCAAGTCATACTTCGAAAAAACCGAAAAAGACACTATTGAATGAATCCTTCATCGGTGCGCATTTAAGAAAGCAGCTCTCCTTCGATCTATGGTTCCTCTTTTTGGGGCTATTCATAATATGCATTTGCGAGGGGGGGAAAATTCAGGACACATCAAAACCGAACTTCAACGTGTTTGCGGTACTATTCGAAATAGTCAGCGCATATGGTACTGTTGGACTGTCGTTGGGCTATCCCAATACCTATACTTCTTTCTCGGGGCAGTTCACTACGCTGTCTAAACTAGTAATCATTGCCATGCTCATTAGGGGCAGGCACAGAGGTTTACCATATGCTCTCGACCGTGCTATTATATTGCCAAGTGAAAGACTGGACAACATCGATCATATAGAAGAactgaagttgaaaagaggTGTCAGAGGGGATGCAGGAGGCACCACCATGGACCCAGTCACTgcttatttcaaaaataaatccGGCATTGTCGGCTCGGCGCTCAGAAAGCTCAGACGCACCGTAAGTGAACCGGAGGAACACCTTTTGCACTCGTACCGAGCTCACAATCACAATCAACAGTACAATCTTTCACAGACTTCACAAACTGGTGATGATCCATTACAAGAATCATCTACTACTCAAAATGGCCAATACACAGAAGAAGCACCGATGTCTTCGCTCAATTCTGCTGCCAACTTTGATAATGATTCGTACGACGACGATCTGGAGGCACACGGCGAGTTTGTTAATCAACCTCCCATTGCTTTGCATCACACTAGAACTACGTAA
- the DHR2 gene encoding RNA helicase (similar to Saccharomyces cerevisiae DHR2 (YKL078W); ancestral locus Anc_2.629), which produces MSGKSGQVGLSGQKYKRKSVKKVRPFQRNEVDNRKPPQEVSFVSTDPLYEDDDDENDDDDGSRAASDVHITFKQLQAKAQELLKTRKSLPVYQNRDEIMQCIAQNQVTVLIGETGSGKSTQIPQFLLADVAKRSQKNTNARTKGVAITQPRRVAAINLATRVAQEHGCMVGGEVGYSVRFDNCTSKKTKLKYLTDGMLLRELMMHKTLKDYSTIIIDEAHERTILTDLILGFLKSLLKGARPDLRIIIMSATLQAEKFSSFFHDAPILFVEGRKFPVAQYYLPAPCDDVVDSIIRCCVQINLGEQLGDILCFLPGQEEIDKAVTILNKISKYISDQCKVPLMVGLPLYAALPPAQQAKVFSKLKGFKRKVVFSTNVAETSVTISGVKFVIDSGLRKVKVWRHQLGLATLLTVPISRASAMQRTGRAGRESEGKSYRLYCEKDFSQLPMQTEPEIARSDITSPLLMLKRYDVDDVVNWTWFEHPGKDAMILGLQELYQLGALNDYGKITKRGEQMALLPLAPQLSSVLIHASEAGCLSTVIDIASCLSVENLLLNPPPEQRDEVNEKRVSLCNEGNRYGDLIMLKELYDIFTGELQSAAEKQEWCRELCISYRGFKNVLKIRGQLMTYCERLFSGEARTTAQDQPEADHSSTVLRCFLTGFARNCAIGMPDRSYRTVVTGEPISVHPSSMLFLNKQCPAIMYTEYVFTTKGYARNVSRIQLDWLQAGKAVAKERAHND; this is translated from the coding sequence ATGTCAGGAAAATCGGGCCAGGTGGGACTGTCAGgtcaaaaatataaacGTAAGTCAGTCAAGAAGGTTCGTCCTTTCCAAAGAAATGAAGTTGATAATAGGAAGCCCCCCCAAGAAGTGTCTTTTGTAAGTACGGATCCGTTAtacgaagatgatgatgatgaaaatgacgatgacgatggCTCCAGGGCAGCCTCAGATGTGCACATAACTTTCAAACAGCTCCAAGCGAAAGCACaggaacttttgaaaaccaGAAAAAGTTTACCAGTCTACCAGAACAGGGATGAAATAATGCAATGCATTGCACAGAACCAGGTCACTGTACTTATCGGTGAGACGGGTTCTGGTAAATCGACGCAGATCCCGCAGTTTCTGCTAGCAGATGTAGCGAAGCGCTCTCAGAAGAATACGAACGCGAGGACCAAAGGAGTTGCGATAACGCAACCACGTCGAGTGGCAGCCATCAATCTGGCAACCAGAGTTGCACAGGAGCATGGCTGCATGGTGGGTGGTGAGGTCGGTTACTCGGTTAGATTCGATAATTGCACTagcaagaaaacaaaactGAAGTATCTAACAGATGGTATGCTGTTAAGAGAACTTATGATGCATAAAACCCTGAAGGACTACAGCACGATTATCATCGACGAAGCGCACGAGAGGACAATCCTGACGGATTTGATTCTgggatttttgaaatcgcTGCTGAAGGGCGCACGACCCGATTTAAGAATAATTATCATGTCTGCAACGTTGCAGGCAGAGAAATTTAGTTCGTTCTTCCACGATGCCCCCATTCTGTTTGTAGAGGGGCGTAAGTTTCCGGTAGCGCAGTACTATCTACCCGCACCCTGCGACGACGTTGTGGACAGCATTATAAGATGTTGTGTTCAGATCAACCTTGGCGAGCAGCTGGGAGATATTCTCTGTTTTCTCCCCGGCcaagaagagattgataAAGCGGTCACCATACTGAACAAGATATCAAAGTACATATCCGACCAATGCAAAGTGCCGCTGATGGTCGGACTTCCGCTGTATGCAGCGCTACCGCCCGCACAGCAAGCCAAAGTATTCAGTAAACTCAAAGGGTTCAAGAGGAAGGTCGTATTCAGTACCAACGTCGCAGAGACCTCCGTGACGATATCCGGCGTCAAGTTCGTCATTGACTCCGGCCTACGTAAAGTGAAGGTCTGGAGACATCAACTGGGTTTAGCCACCCTGCTTACTGTGCCCATATCACGTGCCAGTGCGATGCAGAGGACAGGCCGTGCCGGTAGAGAAAGTGAGGGTAAGTCGTACCGACTGTACTGTGAAAAGGATTTCAGCCAATTGCCCATGCAAACAGAGCCCGAGATAGCAAGAAGTGACATCACGTCGCCCCTCCTGATGCTGAAGCGCTACGATGTAGACGACGTCGTCAATTGGACATGGTTCGAGCACCCCGGCAAAGACGCCATGATCCTGGGACTGCAGGAGCTGTACCAATTGGGAGCATTGAACGATTACGGCAAGATCACGAAGCGCGGAGAGCAGATGGCACTCCTGCCCTTGGCGCCGCAGCTAAGTAGCGTTCTCATCCACGCGAGCGAGGCCGGCTGTCTCTCCACGGTAATCGACATTGCTTCGTGTCTCAGCGTCGAGAATCTGCTGTTGAATCCGCCGCCGGAACAAAGAGACGAGGTAAATGAGAAACGGGTCTCGCTCTGTAACGAGGGTAACCGATACGGCGATTTGATCATGCTGAAGGAACTATACGATATCTTCACCGGCGAGCTGCAATCTGCAGCCGAGAAACAGGAGTGGTGTAGAGAGCTGTGCATCTCGTACCGGGGCTTCAAGAACGTCCTGAAGATACGAGGCCAGCTTATGACGTATTGTGAGAGGTTGTTTTCCGGGGAAGCTCGCACTACCGCACAGGATCAACCGGAAGCGGACCACTCATCGACCGTGTTGAGATGTTTTCTAACAGGCTTTGCGAGGAATTGTGCCATCGGGATGCCGGATAGATCGTACCGCACGGTGGTTACAGGCGAGCCAATCAGCGTGCATCCCTCGTCGATGCTGTTCCTCAACAAGCAGTGCCCCGCAATAATGTATACCGAGTACGTTTTCACCACCAAGGGATATGCACGAAATGTCAGCAGAATACAGCTGGACTGGTTGCAGGCGGGAAAGGCGGTTGCCA